Proteins from a single region of Sphaerochaeta globosa str. Buddy:
- a CDS encoding recombinase family protein has product MRVTRVVRSQDLQAKRVAAYCRVSTLKENQEESFETQQRYYTDLINHTAGWQPVKVYADEGFSGVLAEKRPGFMTMMADARGNLIDIILVKSISRFARNAKEAQRYVHELKNLGVEVRFEREGISSMDGSAEMAFSMLAVAAQEESRSISENMKWSLRKHAEQGIRHLGSNRILGYNEADSVLVPNQDAWIVRVIFEDYAAGLYPIEIQRHLEDLGAANSTTKRIPGSGNMRKVLSNEVYVGDRMIQKGPVRDLITKQPDFSKPYTSYYLTDDHEPIVDRQLFEQVKARLAWVDQERKAGIYRNSQSHYLYGLVYCSECGLPFRKGDGSEYKGTEYDYLVCSCRKRRDRKQRTCTNRSIRVDQLLKTLSETLGLPWRLVEEFNSDALVGAVERVVIQPDGIDVVMKYQQVANS; this is encoded by the coding sequence ATGCGAGTTACCAGGGTAGTAAGAAGTCAGGATCTCCAGGCCAAGCGAGTCGCCGCCTATTGTCGGGTGAGCACCCTGAAGGAAAACCAGGAGGAGTCGTTCGAGACCCAGCAACGGTATTACACCGATCTGATCAACCATACCGCCGGCTGGCAGCCGGTGAAGGTCTATGCCGATGAGGGGTTCTCGGGAGTCCTTGCAGAAAAGAGACCGGGCTTCATGACCATGATGGCCGATGCACGGGGCAACCTGATCGACATCATCCTGGTCAAGTCGATTTCGCGATTCGCCCGTAATGCGAAGGAGGCTCAGCGCTATGTGCATGAGCTGAAGAACCTGGGTGTCGAGGTGCGCTTTGAGCGCGAGGGCATCTCGTCAATGGATGGATCGGCGGAGATGGCGTTCTCCATGTTGGCGGTTGCAGCCCAGGAGGAGTCCCGCTCGATATCGGAGAATATGAAATGGTCGCTTCGCAAGCATGCCGAGCAGGGCATCAGGCATCTGGGAAGCAACCGCATCCTTGGATACAATGAGGCCGACAGTGTGCTTGTGCCGAACCAGGATGCCTGGATCGTCAGGGTGATCTTCGAGGACTATGCAGCGGGTTTGTACCCCATAGAGATTCAGCGTCATCTGGAGGACCTCGGAGCTGCAAATTCCACAACCAAGCGGATTCCCGGATCAGGGAACATGAGGAAAGTGTTATCCAACGAGGTGTATGTGGGAGACCGGATGATCCAGAAGGGGCCGGTGAGGGATCTGATCACCAAGCAGCCGGATTTCTCCAAGCCCTATACCAGCTACTACCTTACCGACGACCATGAGCCGATCGTGGACCGGCAGTTGTTCGAGCAGGTGAAGGCACGACTCGCATGGGTTGATCAAGAGCGCAAGGCCGGCATCTACCGGAACTCGCAATCGCATTACCTGTATGGATTGGTGTACTGCAGTGAGTGTGGTCTACCGTTCAGGAAAGGTGATGGCTCCGAGTACAAGGGTACCGAGTATGATTATCTGGTGTGTAGCTGTAGAAAGCGCAGGGACAGGAAGCAGCGCACCTGCACCAACCGTTCGATCAGGGTCGATCAGCTTCTGAAGACCCTCTCGGAGACCCTCGGATTGCCCTGGCGGTTGGTTGAGGAATTTAACTCCGATGCCTTGGTAGGTGCGGTCGAAAGGGTGGTCATCCAGCCGGATGGCATCGATGTGGTGATGAAGTATCAGCAGGTGGCGAATTCATGA
- a CDS encoding Coenzyme F420 hydrogenase/dehydrogenase, beta subunit C-terminal domain, with product MIDNGIEKVLAGNYCIGCGACAVLDQSAYEIKLDHEGKYQAERKAVVSEDLSSDLLSSQVCPFADESLNEDELGKQLYGNVDGIKHDAYLGYHLKNYAGFVSKNSFREKGSSGGMGSWLASTMLREKMVDHVLHVRPSEKSELLFSYAVSSTEDEIIQGAKSKYYPIEMSEILNHVRNTPGKYLLIGVPCFIKAIRLLSLKEPVFEEKILYTLGLVCGHLKTDRFAKTIGWQLGIHPDSLQDIDFRVKLPNKPAGYYGAKVSGEVSSTVVSHTSPMRETIVNNWGHGLFRYNACDYCDDVLAECADITIGDAWLPEYVSDEGGTNVIIVRNPRIARLLTDFKEELTIEEISAEKIYQSQAGGFRHRREGLAYRLFLKDQKNEWHPKKRVEPSDSVSNKRKKIYHGRIPLLDEGNSAYEKAFEANDFTVFEKYMTPVLNSYNKLYHRSFVIRIAGKIIRVARNIITR from the coding sequence ATGATTGATAATGGAATAGAAAAAGTATTGGCAGGAAATTATTGTATCGGTTGTGGCGCTTGCGCTGTACTTGATCAATCTGCATATGAAATAAAACTTGATCATGAAGGAAAATATCAGGCAGAACGAAAAGCCGTAGTATCGGAAGATCTCTCTTCGGATCTCCTTTCATCACAGGTTTGTCCGTTTGCAGATGAGTCTCTCAATGAAGATGAGCTTGGAAAACAGTTGTATGGTAATGTTGACGGTATCAAGCATGATGCCTATCTCGGTTATCACCTAAAGAATTATGCAGGCTTCGTTTCTAAAAACAGCTTCCGAGAAAAAGGCAGTTCTGGTGGGATGGGTTCCTGGTTGGCATCAACCATGCTTAGGGAGAAAATGGTTGATCATGTCCTTCATGTAAGACCAAGTGAAAAATCTGAGTTGTTATTTTCCTATGCGGTTTCTTCCACAGAAGATGAAATCATTCAAGGTGCCAAATCCAAATACTACCCAATAGAGATGTCAGAGATCTTGAATCATGTTCGAAATACTCCAGGAAAATATCTTCTGATAGGAGTCCCTTGTTTCATTAAAGCTATTCGCTTGCTTTCTCTTAAAGAACCAGTCTTTGAGGAAAAAATACTTTACACTCTTGGTCTGGTTTGTGGTCACTTAAAAACAGATCGATTCGCAAAGACCATCGGTTGGCAATTGGGTATACATCCTGATTCACTGCAGGATATAGACTTTCGTGTAAAACTTCCCAATAAACCCGCTGGGTATTACGGTGCCAAGGTTTCTGGAGAAGTCTCAAGCACCGTGGTAAGCCATACTTCACCGATGAGAGAGACCATTGTCAACAATTGGGGACATGGCCTTTTTAGGTATAATGCTTGTGATTATTGTGATGATGTACTCGCAGAATGTGCTGATATTACTATAGGAGATGCTTGGCTACCTGAATATGTTAGTGATGAAGGTGGGACAAATGTGATCATAGTCCGCAATCCACGAATTGCTCGCTTACTAACAGACTTCAAGGAAGAATTAACCATTGAGGAGATATCAGCAGAGAAAATTTATCAATCCCAAGCCGGTGGATTTAGACACAGGCGAGAGGGGCTAGCCTACAGATTGTTTCTCAAAGATCAGAAAAATGAATGGCACCCAAAAAAACGTGTAGAGCCAAGTGATTCCGTCTCTAACAAACGAAAAAAAATCTATCATGGTCGGATTCCGTTGCTTGATGAGGGAAATAGCGCGTATGAGAAAGCATTCGAAGCAAACGACTTTACCGTGTTTGAGAAATATATGACTCCAGTTCTTAATTCATACAACAAATTATATCACCGGTCGTTTGTGATAAGGATTGCTGGTAAAATTATAAGAGTTGCTCGAAATATCATCACACGATAG
- a CDS encoding helix-turn-helix domain-containing protein, whose protein sequence is MGIDYELLGQRIREARIKTGMTQATLSGIIGLSPSHYSHIESGKAKINLPTLVAIAQALDTTIDSLLYDSIPVLIDSYDKDFKDLLEDCTRDEKETLLQNTIQMKTVMRRNR, encoded by the coding sequence ATGGGAATCGATTATGAACTGCTCGGGCAACGCATCCGAGAAGCACGTATCAAGACAGGCATGACCCAAGCAACCTTGTCAGGTATCATCGGGCTCTCACCATCGCACTATTCGCACATCGAAAGCGGCAAGGCAAAAATCAACCTGCCGACCTTGGTAGCAATCGCACAGGCTCTCGACACGACCATTGATTCGCTGCTGTACGACAGTATTCCTGTGCTCATCGATTCCTATGACAAGGACTTCAAGGACCTGCTTGAAGACTGTACGCGTGATGAAAAAGAGACCCTATTGCAGAACACGATCCAGATGAAAACGGTCATGCGACGCAATCGGTGA